A stretch of Aythya fuligula isolate bAytFul2 chromosome 1, bAytFul2.pri, whole genome shotgun sequence DNA encodes these proteins:
- the LOC116487630 gene encoding tubulin alpha-2 chain, protein MRECISVHIGQAGVQIGNACWELFCLEHSIQPDGTFSDPPSNDDSFATFFRETSTRKYVPRAIMVDLEPTVVDEVRTGTYRQLFHPEQLITGKEDAANNYARGHYSIGKDKIDMALDRIRKLADACSGLQGFLIFHSFGGGTGSGFTSLLMERLSVDYGKKSKLEFAIYPAPQVSTAVVEPYNSILTTHTTLEHSDCAFMVDNEAIYDICHRNLDIERPTYTNLNRLISQIVSSITASLRFDGALNVDLTEFQTNLVPYPRIHFPLVTYAPIISSDRAYHEQLSVAEITSSCFEPNNQMVKCDPRHGKYMACCMLYRGDVVPKDVNVAIAAIKTNRSLQFVDWCPTGFKVGINYQPPTATPGGDLAQVERAVCMLSNTTAIAEAWARLDHKFDLMYAKRAFVHWYVSEGMEEEEFAEAREDLSALEKDYEEVATDSFEDENDAGQP, encoded by the exons ATG CGCGAGTGCATCTCTGTTCACATTGGCCAAGCTGGAGTTCAAATTGGCAACGCGTGTTGGGAACTCTTCTGTCTGGAACACAGCATTCAGCCAGATGGCACCTTCAGTGACCCACCCAGCAATGACGACTCTTTTGCCACATTTTTCAGAGAGACAAGCACCAGAAAATATGTACCCCGGGCTATTATGGTGGACTTAGAACCAACGGTAGTAG ATGAAGTGCGGACTGGCACCTACCGGCAGCTTTTCCACCCAGAACAGCTGATCACTGGAAAAGAAGATGCAGCAAATAACTATGCACGTGGCCACTACTCCATTGGCAAAGACAAAATTGACATGGCATTAGATCGTATCCGCAAACTG gctgatgCCTGTTCTGGACTGCAGGGATTCTTGATCTTCCACAGCTTTGGTGGGGGCACTGGCTCTGGCTTCACCTCCTTGTTGATGGAGCGCCTCTCTGTGGATTACGGAAAGAAGTCCAAACTAGAGTTTGCCATTTACCCTGCCCCTCAGGTCTCCACCGCTGTGGTGGAACCCTACAATTCTATCCTCACCACACACACCACCCTGGAACACTCAGACTGTGCTTTCATGGTGGACAATGAGGCTATCTATGATATCTGCCACCGAAACCTAGACATTGAGCGCCCAACTTACACTAACCTCAACCGCCTCATCAGCCAGATTGTCTCCTCCATCACCGCCTCACTGCGCTTTGATGGTGCCCTCAACGTGGATCTGACAGAGTTTCAGACAAACCTGGTTCCCTACCCACGCATCCACTTCCCCTTAGTGACCTACGCCCCCATCATCTCTTCTGACAGAGCATATCACGAGCAGCTCTCGGTGGCTGAAATCACCAGCTCCTGCTTCGAGCCCAACAACCAGATGGTGAAGTGTGACCCACGACATGGGAAGTACATGGCCTGCTGCATGCTCTATCGTGGTGATGTAGTTCCCAAAGATGTCAATGTAGCAATTGCTGCCATCAAGACCAACAGGTCCCTCCAGTTTGTTGACTGGTGTCCAACGGGCTTCAAG GTTGGGATCAACTATCAACCTCCCACGGCTACGCCAGGAGGAGACCTTGCCCAAGTCGAGCGAGCAGTCTGCATGCTGAGTAACACCACAGCCATTGCAGAGGCCTGGGCAAGGCTCGACCACAAGTTTGATCTGATGTATGCCAAGAGAGCCTTTGTGCACTGGTATGTAAGTGAAGGCATGGAAGAAGAAGAATTTGCAGAAGCCCGAGAGGACTTGTCTGCCCTGGAGAAGGACTACGAGGAAGTAGCAACTGATTCATTTGAGGATGAAAACGATGCAGGGCAACCTTAA